In a single window of the Acinetobacter tibetensis genome:
- a CDS encoding LysR substrate-binding domain-containing protein, whose protein sequence is MFELDCKLLSIFFYVYKFKSVSVAAEQLCMSQPAVSNSLNKIRQHYNDPLFLRIGNEMMPTELSKQLFPLVSEALNRIELINNFTIDFDEMNSHQQFNIAMTDVSHLVLLPKISQYLKQHAPHVRLNVRPITSETSYQMANGEIDLAIGFLPHMENGFYQQLLFEQYYVVIAAKNHPRLTPNHLTIEQYLAESHIDIDAGIGHYHIENELLNLDLKRNIIMRLPSYLGVGLVVQESDAIATVPYYLSEVLLSRGNLQIFNAPISFPTYSVKQFWHMSCHHKTSHQWLRQMCHEILAR, encoded by the coding sequence GTGTTCGAACTTGACTGTAAACTTCTCAGCATTTTTTTCTATGTGTATAAATTTAAAAGTGTTTCGGTTGCTGCAGAACAACTCTGCATGAGCCAACCTGCGGTCAGTAATAGCTTAAATAAAATTCGTCAACATTATAACGATCCGTTATTTTTACGTATTGGCAATGAAATGATGCCAACGGAACTTTCCAAACAGCTCTTTCCTTTGGTGAGTGAAGCCTTAAACCGAATTGAATTAATTAATAATTTCACCATCGATTTTGATGAAATGAATTCACATCAGCAATTTAACATTGCGATGACGGATGTATCACATTTAGTGTTGCTGCCAAAGATTTCACAATACTTAAAACAGCATGCCCCCCATGTAAGATTAAATGTACGCCCGATTACCTCTGAAACCAGTTATCAAATGGCAAATGGCGAAATTGATCTGGCAATTGGTTTCTTGCCGCACATGGAAAATGGCTTTTATCAACAATTGTTATTTGAACAATACTATGTGGTGATTGCCGCGAAAAACCATCCTCGTTTAACGCCCAATCATTTAACCATTGAACAGTATTTGGCAGAGTCACATATAGATATTGATGCTGGTATTGGTCATTATCATATTGAAAATGAGCTGTTAAATTTAGATCTAAAACGCAATATTATCATGCGCTTACCAAGCTACTTGGGTGTGGGTTTGGTGGTGCAAGAGTCCGATGCGATTGCCACTGTGCCTTATTACCTGAGCGAAGTATTATTGTCGCGCGGTAATTTACAAATTTTTAATGCGCCTATTTCATTTCCGACGTATAGCGTAAAACAATTTTGGCATATGTCATGTCATCATAAGACCAGCCATCAATGGCTAAGACAAATGTGCCATGAAATTTTAGCGCGATAA
- a CDS encoding monovalent cation:proton antiporter-2 (CPA2) family protein, translating into MSAEADSISLISPVILLTAAVIAVPVIKRLGLSSVLGYLIAGLIIGPFGLAFFYDSASILHIAELGIVMYLFVIGLEMRPSHLWSLRKEIFGLGTLQIIACSLGLTGVGLIYGYPWQVSFVCAAGFVLTSTAIVMQLLGDRGDIAQPRGQKIVSILLFEDLLIVPLLAIVAFIAPNHIVESTSVRLQNIGIGLISIAGLIAAGYWLLNPLFRLLAAAKAREVMTAAALLVVLGAALLMQISGLSMAMGAFLAGVLLSESTFRHQIEADIEPFRGILLGLFFLGVGMSLDLNVVKNNWPLILSAVIALMFVKAVMIYLTARLTKSPHIEALDRALLMAQGGEFAFVLFTAAMSAQVISAVERSNLTAIVVLSMILTPILGILFKRFTQKTAQVSLDNICIADGLSAKVLMIGFGRFGQVTSQLLLARGVDVTIIDNDIDMIQNAERFGFTIYYGDGSRLDILHASGADTAEAIVVCVDHKDTTNKIVELVQHEFPLTKLLVRSYDREHALHLAKQNVDYMIRETFESAMVFGGAILEELGVDLTEVEEISREIRERDKERFETEVAADDVYAGIGLQYTGPRPTAPLITPKHTGQIINECDTQQ; encoded by the coding sequence ATGAGTGCAGAAGCGGATTCTATCAGTCTAATTTCCCCAGTAATCTTGCTGACTGCTGCAGTCATCGCTGTGCCAGTGATTAAACGCTTGGGGCTGAGTTCGGTATTGGGCTATTTAATTGCAGGATTAATTATTGGGCCATTTGGTCTGGCTTTTTTCTATGATTCAGCATCAATTTTACACATCGCTGAACTGGGTATTGTGATGTATCTGTTTGTGATTGGGCTAGAAATGCGTCCTTCACATTTATGGAGTTTAAGAAAGGAGATTTTTGGACTCGGAACTTTGCAAATTATCGCGTGTTCACTTGGACTGACTGGTGTTGGCTTAATTTATGGTTATCCTTGGCAAGTGAGTTTTGTATGTGCGGCTGGTTTTGTCCTCACTTCCACCGCGATTGTAATGCAACTTTTGGGCGATCGTGGCGATATTGCACAACCTCGCGGACAAAAAATTGTCTCTATTCTTTTATTTGAAGATTTGCTGATTGTACCTTTACTTGCGATTGTGGCGTTTATTGCGCCGAATCATATCGTTGAAAGTACCTCAGTACGGTTGCAAAACATTGGCATAGGTTTAATTTCAATTGCAGGCTTAATTGCTGCTGGCTATTGGTTACTCAATCCCCTATTCCGTTTATTGGCTGCCGCGAAAGCGCGTGAAGTGATGACCGCAGCGGCATTATTGGTGGTATTGGGTGCAGCTTTACTCATGCAAATCAGTGGGCTTTCTATGGCAATGGGGGCTTTTCTAGCGGGCGTACTCCTCTCAGAATCAACCTTCCGTCATCAAATTGAAGCTGATATTGAGCCATTTCGTGGGATTTTACTTGGCTTATTTTTCCTCGGCGTTGGCATGTCCCTAGACCTAAACGTGGTGAAAAATAACTGGCCGCTCATTCTCAGTGCCGTCATTGCATTGATGTTTGTTAAAGCGGTCATGATTTATCTTACTGCGCGTTTAACCAAAAGCCCGCATATCGAAGCACTTGATCGTGCATTACTGATGGCGCAAGGTGGTGAATTTGCTTTTGTGCTGTTCACAGCAGCAATGAGCGCACAAGTGATTAGTGCTGTAGAACGTTCAAATCTCACTGCCATTGTGGTTTTGTCGATGATTCTTACACCAATTCTAGGTATTTTATTTAAACGATTTACCCAAAAAACAGCACAAGTTTCATTAGACAATATCTGCATTGCAGATGGTCTTTCGGCTAAAGTCCTGATGATTGGTTTTGGTCGTTTCGGGCAAGTGACCAGTCAATTGCTACTCGCACGAGGGGTGGATGTCACGATTATTGATAATGACATTGACATGATTCAAAACGCGGAACGTTTCGGTTTTACCATTTACTATGGTGATGGTTCCCGTTTAGATATTTTACATGCCTCAGGAGCAGACACCGCTGAAGCGATTGTGGTGTGTGTAGACCATAAAGACACCACCAATAAAATTGTAGAGTTGGTACAGCATGAATTTCCTTTAACTAAACTGTTGGTACGCTCCTATGACCGTGAGCATGCCTTACATTTGGCCAAACAAAATGTGGATTACATGATTCGGGAGACTTTTGAGTCAGCCATGGTATTTGGTGGTGCGATTTTAGAAGAGCTTGGCGTTGACCTAACCGAGGTTGAAGAAATTAGTCGTGAAATCCGAGAACGTGATAAAGAACGCTTTGAAACAGAAGTTGCAGCAGATGATGTTTATGCAGGAATTGGCCTACAGTACACAGGCCCACGCCCGACTGCACCATTAATCACGCCTAAGCATACAGGGCAAATTATTAATGAATGCGACACACAACAGTAA
- a CDS encoding crotonase/enoyl-CoA hydratase family protein, with the protein MNKINGTVSREVQDHLLFIGLDRVSKRNAFDSHMILALSQALTEYEADPSLRCAIIFAHGDHFTAGLDLLELQDKLAQGIFNFTADQIDPWGVSGKPRTKPVVVAVQGTCFTAGIELMLNADVVIASEDCTFAQMEVLRGIMPFGGATVRFVQAAGWQKAMPYLLTGKNFTAATALALNLISEKVACGQQLARATQIAQEISTAAPLAVQALICSAQEAQQKGTAYALQNLASYLPALFQSEDAHEGVMAMVQKRKPEFKGK; encoded by the coding sequence ATGAATAAAATAAATGGAACCGTAAGTCGTGAAGTCCAAGATCATCTTTTATTCATTGGTTTAGACCGTGTCAGTAAACGAAATGCTTTTGATAGTCATATGATCTTGGCATTATCTCAGGCACTCACTGAATATGAAGCAGACCCATCTTTAAGATGTGCAATTATTTTTGCACATGGTGATCATTTTACAGCAGGCCTAGATTTGCTTGAACTGCAAGATAAATTGGCTCAAGGTATTTTTAATTTTACGGCGGATCAAATTGACCCTTGGGGAGTAAGTGGTAAACCCAGAACCAAGCCAGTCGTTGTTGCTGTACAAGGCACCTGTTTTACCGCAGGAATTGAGCTGATGTTAAATGCCGACGTTGTGATTGCCAGTGAAGATTGTACGTTTGCACAAATGGAAGTATTGCGTGGCATTATGCCTTTTGGTGGAGCCACAGTGCGCTTTGTCCAAGCAGCAGGTTGGCAAAAAGCGATGCCATACCTATTGACCGGGAAAAACTTTACAGCAGCCACTGCTTTAGCTTTAAATCTTATTTCTGAGAAAGTTGCTTGCGGTCAACAGCTTGCTCGAGCAACTCAAATTGCTCAGGAAATTTCTACAGCAGCACCTTTGGCAGTTCAAGCTTTAATCTGCTCTGCTCAGGAAGCACAACAAAAAGGCACAGCGTATGCCTTACAAAATTTAGCATCCTACTTACCTGCTTTGTTCCAGTCAGAAGATGCACATGAAGGTGTTATGGCAATGGTACAAAAAAGAAAACCTGAGTTTAAAGGAAAATAG
- a CDS encoding aspartate ammonia-lyase translates to MNIEIKSRTEKDLLGFKEVPFHCYYGVQTLRALENFNLSPNKLSHFPIFIKALAMVKSACAVSNFKLNKLEENKYNAIQHACQQLMNDLYHDQFPIDMIQGGAGTSTNMNANEVIANIGLEYMGHAKGEYKYLHPNNDVNMSQSTNDVYPTAIKVGLLFSLDQLNTPFQSLIDSFRAKSEEFAHILKMGRTQLQDAVPMTLGQEFGAFANTLQNDLNMLYSIMPNALSVVNLAGTAIGTGINTEVEYRLHAIEALSQITQKNISSSPDLIEATSDMGDFVLLSGFLKRTATKLAKIANDLRLLSSGPRAGLNEIHLEPRQPGSSIMPGKVNPVIPEAMNLACYQIIANDLAITLSAEAGQLQLNAMEPLIAFKLFESIDLLGKAMRMFQLKCIENVVANAEHCQHLVDNSIGIITVLNPYLGYETTTRIAKEANESGQSILALIKAENLLSDEVLADVLSVQNMVHPKQST, encoded by the coding sequence ATGAATATTGAAATTAAATCACGGACTGAAAAAGATTTACTCGGTTTTAAAGAAGTCCCATTCCATTGTTACTACGGTGTACAAACACTTCGTGCATTGGAAAATTTCAATTTAAGTCCGAATAAATTAAGCCATTTCCCAATTTTCATTAAAGCGTTGGCGATGGTTAAATCTGCATGTGCAGTTTCAAATTTTAAACTAAATAAATTAGAAGAAAATAAATACAATGCAATTCAACATGCTTGCCAGCAGTTGATGAATGATTTATATCATGACCAATTCCCAATTGATATGATTCAAGGCGGTGCTGGTACTTCAACCAATATGAATGCAAATGAAGTAATTGCAAATATTGGCTTGGAATACATGGGACATGCCAAAGGCGAATATAAATATTTACACCCAAATAATGATGTAAATATGTCACAGTCAACCAATGACGTATACCCTACAGCCATTAAAGTCGGTTTATTGTTTTCTTTAGATCAACTTAACACACCGTTCCAAAGCTTAATTGACAGCTTCCGTGCGAAATCTGAAGAATTTGCGCATATCTTAAAAATGGGTCGTACCCAGTTACAAGATGCTGTGCCTATGACTTTAGGTCAAGAGTTTGGTGCATTTGCTAATACCTTACAAAATGACTTGAATATGCTTTACAGCATCATGCCGAATGCATTAAGTGTTGTGAACTTAGCAGGTACAGCAATTGGTACAGGTATTAACACTGAAGTTGAATACCGTTTACATGCAATTGAAGCGTTGTCGCAAATTACGCAAAAGAACATTTCAAGTTCTCCTGACTTAATTGAAGCAACTTCAGACATGGGCGATTTCGTTCTATTGTCAGGCTTCTTAAAACGTACGGCGACTAAACTTGCTAAAATTGCCAACGACTTACGTTTATTGTCGAGTGGTCCACGTGCAGGTCTAAATGAAATTCACTTAGAACCACGCCAACCAGGTAGTTCAATCATGCCAGGTAAAGTGAACCCAGTAATTCCTGAAGCAATGAACTTGGCGTGTTACCAAATTATTGCAAATGACTTAGCGATTACCCTTTCTGCTGAAGCGGGTCAGTTACAGTTAAATGCAATGGAACCTTTAATTGCCTTTAAACTTTTCGAATCAATTGACTTGTTGGGTAAAGCAATGCGTATGTTCCAATTGAAATGTATTGAAAATGTTGTTGCGAATGCTGAACATTGCCAACACTTGGTAGATAACTCAATTGGTATTATTACTGTATTGAACCCATACCTTGGTTATGAAACGACGACTCGTATTGCCAAAGAAGCGAACGAATCTGGTCAAAGTATTCTTGCGCTCATTAAAGCTGAAAACTTGCTTTCTGATGAAGTTTTAGCAGATGTACTTTCAGTACAAAACATGGTACATCCTAAGCAATCTACATAA
- a CDS encoding LysR substrate-binding domain-containing protein: MSLEIRWIEDLLALEQEKSISKAAELRHVTQSAFTRRIQAIEDALGFQILKRYSKNVDFTDAGQILLSSAKNIQNQLDTTIKYLEKNIKNNELSIKFAVSHSLITQFFPNFIHNLYTDIKDLQLEIIAANMKQGMRLLKEGSCDFLICYCDEETLKQLDHAIFAFHKIVKMEILPVASARDKYEKYSLEQNFPLLSYSKQAYLRKCVDREIEDKLDYRILYETDNAGDLKALVLQGLGVAWLPKLLVEEEIAENKLRVLDGYHFFQDVYLIRSKVIYSQRMDYIWNTLIN; this comes from the coding sequence ATGTCATTGGAAATTCGTTGGATTGAGGATCTACTTGCTTTAGAACAAGAAAAATCTATCTCAAAAGCGGCCGAACTCAGACATGTAACACAATCTGCCTTTACACGCAGAATTCAAGCTATTGAAGATGCTTTAGGTTTTCAAATTTTAAAACGCTATAGCAAAAATGTTGACTTTACGGATGCTGGTCAAATTCTGTTGTCATCTGCAAAAAATATACAAAATCAATTAGATACAACAATTAAGTATCTGGAAAAAAATATTAAAAACAATGAACTTTCTATTAAGTTCGCAGTATCTCATTCATTAATTACCCAGTTTTTTCCCAATTTCATTCACAATTTATATACAGATATTAAAGATCTGCAACTTGAAATTATTGCAGCCAATATGAAACAGGGCATGCGACTATTGAAAGAAGGTTCATGTGATTTCTTAATTTGCTATTGTGATGAAGAAACTTTAAAACAGTTAGACCATGCAATTTTTGCATTTCATAAAATTGTGAAAATGGAAATTTTACCTGTTGCTTCTGCACGTGATAAATATGAAAAATACAGTTTAGAGCAAAATTTTCCGTTGTTGTCTTATAGTAAGCAAGCTTATTTAAGAAAATGTGTTGATCGTGAAATTGAAGATAAACTGGATTATCGAATTTTATATGAAACAGACAATGCTGGAGATCTAAAAGCTTTGGTTTTACAAGGACTAGGCGTTGCTTGGTTACCTAAACTTTTAGTAGAAGAAGAAATTGCTGAAAATAAATTGCGCGTCTTAGATGGTTATCACTTCTTTCAAGATGTTTATCTTATTCGCAGTAAAGTTATATATTCTCAACGTATGGACTATATCTGGAATACTTTAATTAATTAA
- a CDS encoding LysR family transcriptional regulator, which translates to MSTNQNLNLLNEMVTFVKVVETGSFSETARQFGTTPSAISRAISRLEKALGTRLLQRTTRKLRISESGQAVYDRCLDMVNAAQAVMESSEKFHSEPQGQIRMSVPKAVGHYLIHPYLPEFLRLYPKIDIQLLLEDRYVDLIEDQVDLAIRITEKPHDGLMGRKLLEIDHVICATPEYLSRFGTPQHPHDLKEHQCIYLGEQAIDSKWKFQQGNKSLSVHVKGRYAANHTGVRLDAALQHLGIASLPFFVANKAMKNKQLVQVLPDWYFKTYYSGGAWLLYPATKHLPPKLKVLIEFLAQKLEQEPTLLRPD; encoded by the coding sequence ATGAGCACAAATCAAAATTTAAACTTACTGAATGAAATGGTGACATTTGTAAAAGTGGTTGAAACAGGCAGTTTTTCTGAAACGGCACGTCAGTTTGGAACAACGCCTTCTGCAATCAGTCGAGCGATTTCACGCCTAGAAAAAGCATTAGGGACCCGACTACTACAAAGAACCACCCGTAAGTTACGCATAAGTGAAAGTGGGCAAGCCGTATATGATCGATGTCTAGATATGGTAAATGCGGCTCAAGCTGTGATGGAAAGTTCGGAAAAATTTCACTCAGAACCTCAAGGTCAAATTCGAATGAGTGTGCCTAAGGCAGTTGGGCATTATCTAATTCACCCCTATTTGCCTGAATTTTTGAGACTTTATCCTAAAATTGATATTCAACTACTATTAGAAGATCGTTATGTTGATTTAATTGAAGATCAAGTCGACCTTGCTATTCGTATTACGGAAAAGCCACATGATGGTTTGATGGGGCGGAAACTTTTAGAAATAGACCATGTAATTTGTGCAACCCCTGAGTATTTATCAAGGTTTGGTACACCTCAGCATCCACACGATTTGAAAGAACATCAGTGTATCTATTTGGGTGAGCAAGCAATTGATTCAAAATGGAAATTTCAACAAGGAAACAAAAGCCTTTCAGTCCATGTCAAAGGTCGCTACGCAGCGAATCATACTGGAGTAAGACTTGATGCTGCTTTACAGCATCTTGGAATTGCCAGTTTGCCGTTCTTTGTAGCAAATAAAGCAATGAAAAATAAGCAGTTAGTTCAAGTTTTGCCAGACTGGTATTTTAAAACCTATTATAGTGGTGGAGCATGGCTGTTATACCCTGCGACAAAACATTTGCCACCAAAACTAAAAGTATTAATTGAATTTCTTGCTCAAAAATTGGAACAAGAACCCACATTGTTAAGACCAGATTGA
- a CDS encoding alanyl-tRNA editing protein translates to MVKNLYLSGVTESYVEVVACTLLENGQFEIKLENTPFHPQGGGQPSDTGYIAESEVLHVAFKNGAIVHLCNRAVALGQVYAKVDIQSRQLHSRLHSAGHLIGHIIETYGWQPIKAQHWPNDAKVQFLATEKCELLDSIYLQTLIQMFVDADLPAKLTLNEAGFREIQFGELNAYPCGGTHVQSLSEIGPVDILKMEMKKGKLSVHYALTTGISG, encoded by the coding sequence ATGGTAAAAAATCTTTATTTATCTGGTGTTACTGAAAGTTACGTCGAAGTTGTGGCTTGTACTTTACTGGAAAATGGTCAATTTGAAATTAAATTAGAGAACACGCCATTTCATCCTCAAGGAGGAGGGCAACCGAGTGATACTGGATATATTGCAGAAAGTGAAGTTTTGCATGTGGCATTTAAAAATGGAGCCATTGTTCATCTATGTAACCGTGCTGTAGCTTTAGGTCAGGTATATGCAAAAGTTGATATTCAATCCCGTCAACTCCATAGCCGGTTACACAGTGCAGGACACTTAATTGGGCATATTATTGAAACTTATGGTTGGCAGCCAATCAAAGCACAGCACTGGCCCAATGATGCAAAAGTGCAGTTTTTAGCAACTGAAAAGTGTGAGCTTCTAGATTCTATTTATTTACAAACCTTGATTCAGATGTTTGTAGATGCCGATTTACCAGCAAAACTTACGCTTAATGAAGCTGGATTTCGTGAAATTCAGTTTGGTGAATTGAATGCTTATCCTTGTGGTGGAACACATGTCCAATCTTTATCTGAAATTGGCCCTGTCGACATTCTTAAAATGGAAATGAAGAAAGGGAAACTTTCTGTACATTACGCTTTAACTACAGGTATTTCTGGATGA
- a CDS encoding LysE family translocator has translation MSVYYHEFLTLALIHFLAVIIPGPDFIISVRQSTQHGYRIGCMTAVGIGCGISVHVFYTLMGVGLVLSQNHIFMSLFQIIGALYLLYLGWNCLKGGSSPIEINTDVASGYTKMSYHQAFMTGFWTNALNPKATIFFLAIFTSIVSTTTPLYIQILYGGWMCLVNTLWFIVVSLIFTRPKIRSGFLKYNSILEKVMGLLLAAIAIRLILGIEF, from the coding sequence ATGAGTGTGTATTACCATGAATTTCTAACCTTAGCGCTCATACATTTTCTTGCAGTGATTATTCCAGGTCCCGATTTCATTATTAGTGTGCGGCAAAGTACTCAACATGGTTATCGGATTGGTTGTATGACAGCCGTGGGAATTGGTTGTGGCATTTCCGTTCATGTGTTTTATACCCTCATGGGGGTTGGACTGGTTCTGTCACAAAATCATATTTTCATGAGTCTTTTTCAAATCATTGGTGCCTTATATTTACTCTATTTAGGCTGGAATTGTTTGAAAGGAGGGTCGAGTCCAATTGAAATCAACACGGATGTTGCTTCTGGATACACAAAAATGTCTTATCATCAGGCATTCATGACAGGTTTTTGGACCAATGCGCTGAATCCTAAGGCAACCATTTTTTTCTTGGCCATTTTCACCAGTATAGTCAGCACAACAACGCCGTTATACATACAGATACTGTATGGTGGATGGATGTGTCTGGTGAATACTTTGTGGTTTATTGTTGTCAGTTTGATTTTTACGCGGCCTAAAATCAGATCAGGCTTTCTAAAATATAATTCTATTTTAGAAAAAGTGATGGGGCTATTATTGGCAGCAATCGCAATACGGTTAATTTTAGGGATTGAGTTCTAA
- a CDS encoding tannase/feruloyl esterase family alpha/beta hydrolase translates to MQKNLKQKNGFIPLSVLTLCIGLSACGDNDSPNTTQATATIPQLAPAVGTNLKGSCADLQGFKYSNTNITSASLETAGSLKVAGQDIAAHCLITGYMYPRVSPVDGQSYQIGFEMRLPLDWNGRFLYQGNGGTDGNIATATGQVGSGGPLTNALHDGFAVISSDAGHNASQNPLFGLDPQARIDYGYGAITKLTPMAKNLIQAAYGKLPDRSYAGGTSNGGRHAMMAVTRLADQYDGILASTPGFHLPRAAAAQLYTAQQLRRVATDENDLSTALTLSERKLLAQSILNQCDDLDGVNDGLVQDVEACRTAFDIHRDVPVCSSTRDGSCLSTDQIDVLVNIYRGPVNSTGEALYATQPFDPGLMGSNWASWKFDSSVGTARDPVAVGIIFQVPPDPSMMQNSRQFAFNFNFDVDYAKLSATNETYQESAMSFMIPPDELNLDQLHQRGGKMIVVQGTADGVFSVDDTQNWYDKLLQKYQNNASGNALSFVRFFRVPGMNHSRGGIATDQFDALTALVNWVEYGQAPDRIIAGARGEGNASGQVNTELPTDWSANRTRPLCPYPLIARYNSQGDSEQAENFSCKL, encoded by the coding sequence ATGCAAAAAAACTTAAAACAAAAAAATGGGTTCATACCGTTAAGCGTATTGACCTTATGTATTGGTCTTTCAGCCTGTGGCGATAATGACAGCCCAAATACGACACAAGCTACAGCCACAATTCCGCAACTTGCTCCAGCCGTCGGAACCAACTTAAAAGGTTCATGCGCGGATTTACAAGGGTTTAAATATTCAAACACCAATATCACTTCTGCAAGCTTAGAAACGGCAGGTAGCTTAAAAGTTGCAGGTCAAGATATTGCGGCACACTGCTTGATTACAGGCTATATGTATCCACGCGTCAGTCCCGTAGATGGTCAAAGCTATCAAATTGGTTTTGAAATGCGCTTACCATTAGACTGGAATGGTCGCTTTCTTTATCAGGGTAATGGTGGAACTGATGGCAATATTGCCACAGCAACGGGGCAAGTGGGCAGCGGTGGTCCATTGACCAATGCCTTACATGATGGCTTTGCTGTTATTTCATCCGATGCTGGACACAACGCTTCACAAAATCCTTTGTTTGGCTTAGACCCACAAGCTCGAATTGACTACGGGTACGGTGCGATTACCAAACTTACCCCCATGGCAAAAAATCTGATTCAAGCTGCTTATGGAAAACTGCCAGACCGTTCTTATGCAGGTGGAACCTCAAACGGTGGTCGCCATGCCATGATGGCTGTAACCCGTCTAGCAGATCAGTATGACGGTATTCTTGCCAGTACGCCGGGTTTTCATCTACCACGTGCTGCTGCGGCTCAACTCTATACCGCACAACAATTGCGCCGTGTAGCTACGGATGAAAATGATTTAAGTACAGCCCTCACGCTATCGGAACGCAAACTGTTAGCGCAATCCATTTTAAATCAATGCGATGATTTAGATGGTGTTAACGATGGCCTAGTCCAAGATGTGGAAGCTTGTCGTACTGCTTTTGATATTCACCGCGATGTTCCAGTATGTTCTAGCACACGAGATGGAAGTTGTTTATCTACAGATCAAATTGACGTGCTTGTAAATATTTATCGTGGTCCCGTCAATTCGACTGGTGAGGCACTGTATGCCACACAACCATTTGACCCTGGGCTGATGGGCAGTAATTGGGCCAGTTGGAAGTTTGACTCCTCTGTCGGTACAGCGCGTGACCCTGTGGCTGTCGGAATTATTTTTCAGGTTCCACCAGATCCAAGCATGATGCAAAACTCTCGACAATTTGCCTTCAATTTTAATTTTGACGTGGACTATGCAAAATTATCGGCAACGAATGAAACCTATCAAGAAAGTGCGATGTCTTTTATGATTCCACCTGACGAATTAAATTTGGATCAGTTGCATCAACGTGGTGGCAAAATGATTGTAGTTCAGGGCACTGCCGATGGCGTATTTTCTGTAGATGATACCCAGAACTGGTACGATAAATTACTGCAAAAATATCAAAATAATGCCTCTGGCAATGCTCTAAGTTTTGTCCGTTTTTTTCGTGTTCCGGGTATGAATCACTCTCGTGGTGGCATCGCAACCGATCAGTTTGATGCATTAACAGCATTGGTTAACTGGGTTGAATATGGTCAGGCACCAGATCGAATCATTGCTGGCGCACGGGGTGAAGGCAATGCCAGTGGGCAAGTGAATACTGAATTGCCTACCGATTGGTCAGCAAACCGCACTCGTCCACTTTGTCCATATCCTTTGATTGCACGTTATAACAGTCAGGGCGACAGTGAGCAAGCCGAGAATTTTAGCTGTAAATTGTAA
- a CDS encoding PaaI family thioesterase, with the protein MTLKTLEHLPPIHHHLGGHNIQWNADQTELEISYVALDSFTNPRGSVEGGMVCAMLDDVMGLFAYLANHQTPATTINLTMDFLRPCQVGTVLTKCRFTKQGRAILSLESEAWQNDKLIARSTANFMVLSP; encoded by the coding sequence ATGACGCTGAAAACTTTAGAACACCTGCCTCCCATCCACCATCATCTGGGAGGTCACAATATTCAATGGAATGCAGATCAAACTGAACTGGAAATTAGCTACGTGGCGCTAGACAGCTTTACCAATCCTCGAGGAAGTGTAGAAGGCGGGATGGTCTGCGCCATGTTGGATGATGTGATGGGGCTATTTGCTTATCTTGCCAATCATCAAACCCCAGCAACCACTATTAACCTGACTATGGATTTTTTACGTCCCTGCCAAGTGGGAACTGTACTCACCAAATGTCGCTTTACCAAACAAGGCAGAGCTATTCTTAGCCTTGAAAGCGAAGCATGGCAAAACGACAAACTCATTGCCAGAAGTACCGCAAATTTCATGGTACTTAGCCCCTAA